In Lachnospiraceae bacterium, the DNA window CTCTATGATCAGGTCTTTTTCTTCCAAACCTGCTTCTATCATGGCTTTTTTATAGCCGATAATACGGTCTCTGCTGGATAAACGGTCATCTCCGCAAAGATGCGCGATACAGGTATGCCCTTTATCTAAAAGATACTTCGTAGCCATATATCCGGCATCAACATTCTGACTGCAGATAATACTTACATTTTCCGCCCGAAGCATATCCACATCCGGATCTACCACCACCATATTGAACCCTTTTTCGATCAGCCGGTTTACCGCTTCCATTTCATATTCAAATCCCACAAAAATCCCGCCGCTAATAGAACGGCTACGGTACATATTTTCTACTTTAGATAATTCTTCTATTTCTGATACTACAAATGTTGAGATCGTATAATCATATTCCTTTGCCTGAGTGATCAGTTCACCGATCATCCTAAGAAAATAGGAGGACATGGCACCTCTCCATCTTCTCTTCGCTGCATCACAGTTAGAAATACACAATACAATCTCCCGGTTCGCTTTTCCGGCTAAAACCTGCGCAAAAGTGTTTGGCTGGTATCCATATTTCTCGATCACATCCATCACCCTAATCCGTGTCTCTTCTGGTACATTGGGATAATGGTTGATCACCCTGGAAACTGTACTTCTGGAAACATTTGCCAGTTTTGCAATTTCTTCACTTGTTATATTCATATAACCACCTGTTGTGAACGCGCGTTTATTATGTATATAATGTAGCATGTTTTTCTCGTTTTGTCTAGATGTTTTTGTTAATTTATATATTTATCTGCTTGTTATTTTTCTATTTTTGTTGCATTTTTATCATTTTGCCAGCTTTTCATCGAAATCAATCGGCTTTTTACAATGACTGCCTACTTTGTGCAGGGCAGTGTGGAGCCGCCGTAGGGCATTACAATGACACTTGCGTTCTCGCCGTAGCGGGAGAGCGCGGAATCAAGCTCTGCCTGCAGATCCTGACAGGGCTTCAGGTGGATGCTGCGTACAAAATCAGCGTCCATGTCGCTGTAGAGATAGATATCTGCCTTTTCCAGAACCATGGCGATGGCAGCGGCCTTGTGGCCTCCCAGCTGGAATTCGCGGGAGATATGCTCAATCATATCGTGGGCCTTTTCGTGACCGGTCATCCATTTTTCAAAAACTTCTGCGCCCAGTCCCTCTTTCGAAGAGGCAGCCCAGAGAATACAGCCACCGTCCTTTACCGCATGCTTTGCGTTGTCCAGAGCCTTCTGAGCCTGGTAAAGATTGATATCCTTGGGATATCCGCCTGCAGAAACGATTACGATGTCTGCCCGGTGGGGAATCTGGATTTTGTAAAGCTGATCCAGAAAGCGGCAGCCCTCTCTGTGGGCCTTAATAAAATGTCCGGCCACACAGCGGCGAATGCGTTTTTTCTCATCCAGAATTACATTTACAATAAAGGTAATAGGAACAAAACGTTCACATACCTCGTCAATATCTTCGCGGATGGGATTGCCCTCGATAGCGCCTGCCTTTGCCTCGGCCTGCACCATGCGGGAGTGATTGCACTGGATGGCGTTCCGGGTGGATACGCCCGGCATAATGGCCTTGGAGCCTCCGCTGTATCCCGCAAAATAATGAAACTCAATGTTGCCGAGACAGATACGGACGTCTGCCTCTGCCACATCCCGATAGATATCAACAGGGGTTCCCCGTCTGGTAGTCCCCATATGTACAAAATCATCCTTGGAGTCTACACATTTTACCCGGTTAAAGACCTCTTCACCTACCAGATGAATCATTTCCTCTCTGGTATGGGCGCGATGGCTTCCGAGAGCGAAAACGATGGTAATATCGCTGTCAGAGATTCCTCCGCGGTTCAACTCCTTAAGAACAGGCGGAAGAACCAGGTAAGAGGGAAGGGGCCTTGTAATATCGCTGGTGACGATGGCTACCTTCTGACCCGGAGACACCAGATCCTTTAACCGCTCGGTGCCAATGGGATGTTCCAGTGCCCTGATTACTTCCTCTGTGCCCACAAGGTCCGTCTGGACCTCGTTGGGCAGAAGCGTCTGAAGAAAATGTCTGTCCGGGATAGAAAGCTCAAGATTTTCTTTTCCATAGGGAAGTTGTACTATCATTTAAAATCCTCCTCAATTTCCTGATATGCTGCGACAAACTGTGTGAAGAATGCTACAAACGGGGATACTCGTAGAGATTCTCCCAGGTGAGAAGTCCCTCGTCCGGTGTACAGATTGCTTTGTTGAATACATCGCTGGTCTTCAGAACCTCCAGGTATTTCTCTTCTACCGGCTGATTCATGAGAGAATCGAATGGAGTCGGCTCTGCGTCAAACTGATTGATCTTTCCGGTAACCGTAGTAATCAGAACAGGTGCGCCGCCAACCGGTGCAAAGGAATTCTGAATGTGCCACGGTCCGCGGACTGCGGCAGTCATAATGGAAAGGTTCTTGTAACCTTTTTCAGCCAGAAGCCGGTAGGACTTTCTAATCACAGCTTCGGCACCGTGTTTCGCAATATCCTTGGCATTCTCAACACCCTTTGCTTCCAGTTCCTTTGCGATCTGATCATCCAGCTGGTCGCCCATCAGAACCAGGTATCCGTTTTTCTTACCCTTGCTGAGAATTTCAGCAAATCTCAGGTGCTGGGTTACAGTAAAGTTCAGGGTCATACATAATTTGTAATTCTTTTCCAGAAGAATGCGGGCAGCTTCCAGAGCGGCTTCCACAGCCGGGAGCTTGAATACTACGTTGGGCTCCTCTACACCGAGTTCCTTTTTCATGGCGTCATACCAGAACTCCACCTGCTTAATCATAGCGTCTGTATCCTTGATATCGCGCGAATCTACCTGCATGCACACAAAGCCGTACTGCTTGTTGGTTGCCTTGAAAATGGGATACAGGGCTCTTGCGCTGATGGCGCAGACCTTAGTGAACATCTGCGCTGCCATAACAGCAGGTGTGGCACCGGCATTTTCCCGTTTGATTTCGGCAATCAGCTCCTGGTAATAATCCGGAAAATCTTTCTTGAAAAGCTGAATTTTGCAGGGGTTGCTGGTTACCCAGCGGGCGCCTCTTCTTAAGGAGTGTGTCAATCCGGAAGCATAATCATGCCCCCATACGGTATTGGCCTTTCCTTCTTTATTCAGATCGCACAGCTTCTTCGTTGCGCTGGAAGCGATGGCTTCAATTTCCTTTTCGCCCTCTGCAGCAGCTTCGGCAGCGCCAAAATCCTTTGCGAACGCAAGAAGATCGTTGGAAGCAGCTGTAATATCCTCTGCTTTTACCAGGTCAACCAGAACCCATTCAGCCAGCCAGGAGCGAAGATCTACGGCTACGTCTACGGCTGTTTTCAGATAAAAATCTTTTCCCTCCGGATTGTCTGCCATCAGGGCCTTGAGCTCGGTTTTAAGAGTCTCTAACTGTTTGGAAAATCAGCAGCTGACTCCGGAAACAGAATCGGATTGCGTTTTTCAATTAAAAACTGGTTCATATCGAATCCTCCTTTTGTGTAATATGTACTCTCGGAGTCTTTCATGCACTTGCCTTTGCGGCCGATTTTTCGCCAGTCGCACCCGAATTTTATCAACGTACGCACCGCGTACGCCTCAAAATTTGGGCACAATTGACAAAAAATCTTCTCGCAAAATCAAGTACAAAAAGATTCCGAGAGTACATTAATTTGATGATTTAGCACTATTCGCACAAATTTGGTTTCTTTTTCAACCGTTACTTGAATTTTATGCTTCAAAATTCTGTATGTCAATAGAGAATATACAAAAAAGATGGTTTTTAAAAAGCCAGAAACGCAGTAAATAATAGGGTTTGATGAATATTGTACATAATTATATGAATAATTATAATATATAAATGAATAAATATAAAATCCTGAAAAAACGGAAATTTTGGTTCAAAACAAACCAGGCGCGGAAATAACAAAAGAAAATGGGTTAGCTAAAATCAACCAAAGAATTCCGGGTGTGGGATTCCGGAATGCACAGTGTATAAAAAACCGAAAAATAACAAATTAAATTCTGAAATTGGTAAAGACGTTGTACAAAATATACAATACGGTTTATTTAAAACCAGTTGCATATATCTCTGATTCCTTCTACCTTTGGCGGCATAGCCCATATATTCCAAAACTTTGCTGTCTTTCTTCGAAAGGTTCTTCCTTCTCCAGGCATCATTGCTTGAGATTCTTTTCCAAACAACCCATTTAAAAAGAACTGCAATTCCTTAGATTCATTATTTATTTTATGTGTCGACGATGTTTTGCAGCTCTTACAAAACCAACGTTGCTAACCTGCTTTTGTCTTTCCTGATTTAACACATTTTTTACCACAAATAGGACAATTTACTTGATTCATTTAACCTTCCCTCCATGGTTCTAATTTTAAGGAAGATTAAATGCCTGCAAACCCTTTATTTTCAAGAGCTCACAGTACTTTCTATCAACACGTTTTGTCCTATAAGTCCCAATTTCAACATTATTTGTGGGCATCTGTTGATCTATATGCACAAAAAAAGCACCGGCAGACAACTTTTTGTGTTATCTTCCAGTGCTTTATGAATATCTTTATCTTCTGAACAGATTAAGCAAGCTTGCTCTTTGCCAGTTCTGCTAACTTAGCAAAACCTTCTGCATCGTTGATAGCCATATCGGACAGAACCTTACGGTTTAAATCAACCTCAGCCAGCTTTAAGCCGTACATGAACTTGCTGTAGGACAGACCATTGATACGAGCTGCTGCGTTGATACGAGCGATCCACAGCTGTCTGAACTGTCTCTTTCTCTCTTTTCTGCCTGCATAGGAGCTGGTCAGTGCGCGCATAACGGACTGCTTAGCAACTCTGTACTGCTTAGAACGAGCGCCTCTGTAGCCCTTAGCCATCTTCAGGATTCTATTGTGCTTCTTCTTTGCGTTTAAACCGCCTTTAATTCTTGCCATCGGTAATTCCTCCTTCTACAATTTAAAACTTACAGATATGGTAAAATCTTCTTCATTGCCTTTACGTTAGTAGCATCGGTAACGATATCTTTTCTAAGATTTCTCTTTCTCTTAGTAGACTTCTTAGTTAAGATGTGAGACTTGTAAGCTTTATTGCGGACTAACTTACCGGTTCCTGTCTTTTTAAAGCGCTTTGCTGCAGCTCTGCTGGTTTTTAACTTTGGCATTGTAAATTTCCTCCTTAAAACTTTCTATTTTAACGTTTTGCAGTTAAAAACATAACCATGCTTCTTCCTTCCACTTTTGAGGGCTTATCTACTACTGCGATATCAGCCAGACTCTCAGCGAAATCGTCCAGAATGTATTTTGACTTAGACATATGTGCCATCTCACGACCGCGGAAACGAAGAGTTACTTTTACTTTGTCTCCCTTTTCCAGGAACTTTCTTGCAGCTCCCACTTTTGTATTCAGGTCGTTGGTATCAATATTCGGGGACAAACGAACTTCTTTTACATCAATTACTTTCTGTTTCTTGCGGGCTTCCTTTTCCTTGCGGGCAAGCTCGTAACGGTATTTTCCGTAATCGATGATCTTACATACCGGCGGTTTAGCAGTTGGTGCGATCTTTACCAGATCTAATTCTGCCTCCTGTGCCAGCTTGAAAGCATCTCTTGCAGACATGATTCCTAACTGTTCACCATTTTCACCGATCAGTCTTACTTCTCTGTCTCTGATCTGTTCGTTAATCATTAATTCGCTAATAGTCGTACACCTCCATAGTCATGTTTTTGAATGAAGAGCAAAATAAATAAAGCGGATAGCCAGTGCCATCCGCATAAAATACATAATCTTCCACTGAAACCTTTTACAGCCGTAAAAGTAAAACCGAAACATTCCGTTTTTTATTTGCTACAGTGTCTGAAATATGAACCCGGGTCACTTACTCGTGCCAGGGTGAGGCGGATATACCTGCTTTCCTGTCAGTCGTTCTCACAACTTTTATTACTATACTCTTTTTTATTTCATTTGTCAATACTCTTTTTAACTTTTTATTTTCGTGTACAGTTCAGCCATGCGCTGGTTTGAATGAGAAAGTGTGTTGCAAGCTTGCTTGCATAAGCAATTTTTCATCCAAACCTGCATATGGTGAACCCACCATGCTTCTTGTTTTCATGAATATGGAAACAAGAAGATGTCATGGCTAAACTGTAACTTTCCGTGTAAAAGTACCGCAGCAGGTCTCCCCGCAGTCACAGGCTCCTTCGCCCCGGATGTCGATCTTACCTGCACAGCAGCAATGATCCTCATTATGGCTGCAGTTATCAGCATCACAAACTACATCCAGCTTAGATTCCGGTGTTTTAAAAAGGTTCTTAAAAACACCGCCAGTGTTTTCAGAAAAGCTTGCGCAGCAGGTATCATCTGCACATTTTGCATCTGCGCCTTCTACATTAATAGAGCTTTTACAGCAGTAGCCTTCTGAGTTGTGTACACAATTATTTGCGCTGCATTCCAGTTTTGTCATGTCTGGTCCCTCCTGAATTTTCATGATTCTTCAACGATCTTATACTGTTCCCGGATACTACGTTTCGTAAATAACTGTACCAGGAACATATTTCATAGTTACCAGACTATTATGTTTCAAAACTTCATTTTTATTCTTTTTTATTATTTTAATTCTTTTGCTGCTCTTTTTACTGTACTTTCCTGTTCATGGCCCGAAGATCCTTGGTACAGGTACTTTCTGTGCCATCCATATGGTACATATCACCCTCTGTGATCCAGGTATACACTTTTACATCATCTATGTAAACTTTTCCCGTTCCCTGGACTGTAAAGCTTACTTCACTGATGGAAATACCCGGAAATGTCAGTTCTAGGATCTGCGGGGCTCCTGCCGGTACAGTCTGGCTCTTTTCTCCGCCCCGGACTGTAACCCGGCAGTTTCCATCTCCTTCCAGCCAAAACCTTACATGTGCCTTTTTCCCATTTCCACCTGCAGACCGTTTTTTTATATTCTGGGAAATTTTTCCAAAAGAAGGAATAACAGCCATTTTATTTCCATCCCGCTCTTCTATATAACTTCCGCTGGAGAAGTCCCACCCCTGTTTATCCAATGCAAACTGCGGATTATAAAGCTTATTATCCCCATAGTCCCTGTAGGTCCAGATGGCATATCCAAGGGTCTTTGCCTTAAAAATATCTGCCACACCATCCAGATAAGCACTTTTTTCCGATTCTGTCAGCTTTGCATTCTGCTCAAAGCCCGGAGTATTGTCTGTAAATAAGAACTGGTCCACATACAGCTTCTTACCACCGTTTGCAGCAGACAGCCGGTCTAAGTTCTGTCCTGTACCAGCCAGAGCCTGGGCTGCGCTTAATTCCTGTCCATTGCTTTCAAAGCCCATAGCGACACTATACATAGCACTGGTAAAGCTGGAAGAGCCACAGGTAAATGTGGCATCATGAAACACTCCTTCCAGTGTACCGTCCGGTCTTTTCACCGGATCGATATCCAGGCGTACTTCCATGGAAAGATCTGGAAATACGGCCTGTGTTTCTGCTAATATCTTATTTAAAAAATCATCATAAAACTTGTAAAAAACTTTTCGGCTATAGGTATTTAAACTATCCGGCAAATATACATCCTCATATGTTTTAAAGGTATCCTGATACATTTCTTCCAGTTCTTCTAATGTATAATGTTCTTTTACATACTGGGTATAACCGCATTTTGAAGCCATTTTCCTTCCTGCTAACCCGCTTCCGTAAAAAACACTGTTTTCTGCAAAATTCCAGAAATCTTCCCATGTGATAAAGCCGCCGCAGAAATTTTCATGAACTGCCGCTCTTTCATACAAACGCTTTGCATATTGGATCCATGCCCGTTTTGTTCCATCATCATACAGCAGCTTTTCATAACGTTCCAGAACATTATCACCGCTGTAATAATCCCAGGTATAACCTACACGCAGCATAACTTTAAGATTCTGCCTCTGCGCTGCTTCCATAACGCGGTCAAACTTTTCCCAGGCATAGTCATTATAACGCTGCGGATTCATGGACGGCTGGAATTCCCGCCATGGGACCACCAGGATAATGCTGTTAAATCCATCCTCTGCGATTTGTTTTAATTCTTCCTCCATATGGTTGCTTTCACTGTTCCAGAAGTTAATTACCCATTCATCTGAATAATAAGTAGCAGACTTTAAATAGCCATTTTCACCATTTCCATAGTCAGATGCTTTTTTAAATCCGCTGCAGAACAGAAAGGCAGACGCTGCTGCAATGAGAACAGCGCCTATTGTAAGCTTTTGTACTTTTATCTTCATTTGTTATTTTCCCCGTTGGTTGTTTTCTCTTTCCCCACGGCTAAGTTCCAGCCATACTGTACATAGCATAGTGATAAAGCAGGCTGCTCCGCCGATGAAATTGGATACAGGCTCAGCCATAAGGATACCGTCTGTTCCCAGATGGAAAATAGAAGGCAGAATGATGATCAGCGGTATTACAATGATCACTTTGCGGAAAATAGAGAAAAACACTGCATTCTTCGCTTTTCCAAGGCCAACAAAAATAGACTGGCCTGCAAACTGGAAAGCCATCATGAAAAAGCCGAAGAAATAAATACGCATGGCAGGTATTCCCGCATCTACCAGGTCACCGTTGCTGTTAAAAATACGGATAAAGAAACCAGGGAATGTATGGACGATAAACCACATTCCAAGGGTATATAAAACAGATATGGCAGATACAAACACAATAGCCTTTTTCACACGTCCATATTCTTTTGCACCATAATTATAGCCCATGACCGGCTGGGAACTGTGTGTAATGCCCTGGACCGGCATGGAGATCACTTCTCTGACTGTATTAATAACAGTCATGATACCTACATACAGATCGCCTCCTGTTTTCTGGAGCATGGCATTATACATGACCTGAACAGAACTGTTAGTGATAGACATGGTAAAACCACTCATTCCAAGACCGATGATCCGGAGGACTCTGCTGCGTTTTAACTTCATGGCATCCTTTTTAAGCTTTAAGATCGCCTTAGGGCCTGTAAGGAATTTTAAGATCCATATAGCTGAGATCAGCTGGGAAAAGATCGTAGCCAGTGCTGCTCCCTGAACCCCCATATGAAAAAAGAAAATAAATACTGGGTCTAACAGGATATTTGCAACTGCACCTAAAAGAACCGTCATCATACCGATGGTGCCAAAGCCCTGGGAGTTAATAA includes these proteins:
- the larA gene encoding nickel-dependent lactate racemase, which gives rise to MIVQLPYGKENLELSIPDRHFLQTLLPNEVQTDLVGTEEVIRALEHPIGTERLKDLVSPGQKVAIVTSDITRPLPSYLVLPPVLKELNRGGISDSDITIVFALGSHRAHTREEMIHLVGEEVFNRVKCVDSKDDFVHMGTTRRGTPVDIYRDVAEADVRICLGNIEFHYFAGYSGGSKAIMPGVSTRNAIQCNHSRMVQAEAKAGAIEGNPIREDIDEVCERFVPITFIVNVILDEKKRIRRCVAGHFIKAHREGCRFLDQLYKIQIPHRADIVIVSAGGYPKDINLYQAQKALDNAKHAVKDGGCILWAASSKEGLGAEVFEKWMTGHEKAHDMIEHISREFQLGGHKAAAIAMVLEKADIYLYSDMDADFVRSIHLKPCQDLQAELDSALSRYGENASVIVMPYGGSTLPCTK
- a CDS encoding transaldolase family protein, producing MADNPEGKDFYLKTAVDVAVDLRSWLAEWVLVDLVKAEDITAASNDLLAFAKDFGAAEAAAEGEKEIEAIASSATKKLCDLNKEGKANTVWGHDYASGLTHSLRRGARWVTSNPCKIQLFKKDFPDYYQELIAEIKRENAGATPAVMAAQMFTKVCAISARALYPIFKATNKQYGFVCMQVDSRDIKDTDAMIKQVEFWYDAMKKELGVEEPNVVFKLPAVEAALEAARILLEKNYKLCMTLNFTVTQHLRFAEILSKGKKNGYLVLMGDQLDDQIAKELEAKGVENAKDIAKHGAEAVIRKSYRLLAEKGYKNLSIMTAAVRGPWHIQNSFAPVGGAPVLITTVTGKINQFDAEPTPFDSLMNQPVEEKYLEVLKTSDVFNKAICTPDEGLLTWENLYEYPRL
- the rplT gene encoding 50S ribosomal protein L20, whose translation is MARIKGGLNAKKKHNRILKMAKGYRGARSKQYRVAKQSVMRALTSSYAGRKERKRQFRQLWIARINAAARINGLSYSKFMYGLKLAEVDLNRKVLSDMAINDAEGFAKLAELAKSKLA
- the infC gene encoding translation initiation factor IF-3; this translates as MINEQIRDREVRLIGENGEQLGIMSARDAFKLAQEAELDLVKIAPTAKPPVCKIIDYGKYRYELARKEKEARKKQKVIDVKEVRLSPNIDTNDLNTKVGAARKFLEKGDKVKVTLRFRGREMAHMSKSKYILDDFAESLADIAVVDKPSKVEGRSMVMFLTAKR
- a CDS encoding MATE family efflux transporter, whose translation is MGQKEETEEKQERNNFAKGSIVVNILKLAVPMTLAQLINVLYNIVDRLYIGQLKDEATLSLTGLGLCLPIISIVIAFANLFGMGGAPLCSIERGRGNNEEAEAIMGNSFAMMVIVGLILTVVGLIFKRPMLYLFGASDATIGYADAYITIYLIGNLFVMTGLGMNSFINSQGFGTIGMMTVLLGAVANILLDPVFIFFFHMGVQGAALATIFSQLISAIWILKFLTGPKAILKLKKDAMKLKRSRVLRIIGLGMSGFTMSITNSSVQVMYNAMLQKTGGDLYVGIMTVINTVREVISMPVQGITHSSQPVMGYNYGAKEYGRVKKAIVFVSAISVLYTLGMWFIVHTFPGFFIRIFNSNGDLVDAGIPAMRIYFFGFFMMAFQFAGQSIFVGLGKAKNAVFFSIFRKVIIVIPLIIILPSIFHLGTDGILMAEPVSNFIGGAACFITMLCTVWLELSRGERENNQRGK
- a CDS encoding DUF1540 domain-containing protein, with amino-acid sequence MTKLECSANNCVHNSEGYCCKSSINVEGADAKCADDTCCASFSENTGGVFKNLFKTPESKLDVVCDADNCSHNEDHCCCAGKIDIRGEGACDCGETCCGTFTRKVTV
- the rpmI gene encoding 50S ribosomal protein L35, which produces MPKLKTSRAAAKRFKKTGTGKLVRNKAYKSHILTKKSTKRKRNLRKDIVTDATNVKAMKKILPYL
- a CDS encoding LacI family transcriptional regulator translates to MNITSEEIAKLANVSRSTVSRVINHYPNVPEETRIRVMDVIEKYGYQPNTFAQVLAGKANREIVLCISNCDAAKRRWRGAMSSYFLRMIGELITQAKEYDYTISTFVVSEIEELSKVENMYRSRSISGGIFVGFEYEMEAVNRLIEKGFNMVVVDPDVDMLRAENVSIICSQNVDAGYMATKYLLDKGHTCIAHLCGDDRLSSRDRIIGYKKAMIEAGLEEKDLIIEPGDFNSQKAYIAAEKILDTTKATAIYASNDAMAISAIRAAEARGLRVPEDISIMGCDYSATYAELGYNLTSIEISLHDIARAALRSVVGIDAKRKLKCPAILIKGTTA